The following DNA comes from Streptococcus canis.
GTGCACACGGTAACTCAATCCGTGCTCTTGTGAAACACATTAAAGGTCTTTCAGATGATGAAATCATGAATGTGGAAATTCCAAACTTCCCACCACTTGTTTTCGAACTTGATGAAAAACTTAACATTGTTAAAGAATACTACCTCGGTGGTGAATAATTTTGAAACCAGACTTCGGTTTGGTTTTTTTGTTGCTCTGTTTGGGGAAGAAAGAAAGTTCTGCTTAAAAATATGATATGATAGAACTAACTTGAAAAAAGGATAGATTATGAAAGCAGAAGAACGCCGTCAAAAAATTATTGAGTACTTAACTGGCGAACAAGAGGCCTTGTCCGCTACTTATTTAGCTAAGTTATTAGGGGTTAGTCGTCAGGTGATTGTTGGAGATGTTGCCTTACTTCGAGCCCAACAGATTGATATTATTTCAACTCCTAAGGGCTATATTATGTCAACTGCTCTGTTTAGCCACCAATATTGTGCACGTATTGTCTGTCAACACGGGTTGGCAGAAACAGAAAAAGAATTGGAAATCATTTTAGCTCATCAGGGAATTATCACAACGGTGGAAGTGGAGCATCCTATTTATGGCATGATTACAGCACCTCTAAACATTAAAAGTCAGTCTGATATGACTAATTTTATGACCAAATTGAATCAGTCTAAAGCAGAATTGCTATCTTCTTTGACAGAAGGTTTGCACAGTCACTTGATTTCTTGCCCTAATCAAGAAACGTTTATAGCTATTAAGGAAGATTTGGAAGCAGCAGGTATTCTTTACACAGAGTTATAGGGGGAATGGCAGAGCTAGTGGGATAAGAGGCAGTTTCTTTTAAAATGATATTGGTTTAACAGGTGTCTTGACACCTGTTAATTATTAAGTTATACTGTCTCTGAAAGGAGATATAATGACTAAAAAACCAACACAACTAATTGCCTATGCCTCCATCTTAGCGGCTTTTGGCATTTTAATTCCGATGATT
Coding sequences within:
- a CDS encoding transcription repressor NadR, translating into MKAEERRQKIIEYLTGEQEALSATYLAKLLGVSRQVIVGDVALLRAQQIDIISTPKGYIMSTALFSHQYCARIVCQHGLAETEKELEIILAHQGIITTVEVEHPIYGMITAPLNIKSQSDMTNFMTKLNQSKAELLSSLTEGLHSHLISCPNQETFIAIKEDLEAAGILYTEL